In Candidatus Sedimenticola sp. (ex Thyasira tokunagai), the following proteins share a genomic window:
- a CDS encoding TIGR03759 family integrating conjugative element protein, whose product MNSRMKSIILSIALVVSHPVVAAELSHTQVKETGQDASSTAASALSPADLARAHLWDLSEMEWRRYKQLMQGIRGSISPSTISPIEVLGIHARDEVERRRYAEAWARAMHEDVDRILAFQRAYDAAGKRLYPNQLLIDVDRLPRKTEKTAALQSTDRLLFFTHPECPACDLLMGKLLKRIDEVSGIDIYLTDIVSDNDAAVRAWASSHQIDPEWVRNRRITLNHDGGALDKLTNGKGEAPYMLRRRGKEMSQLRVSDL is encoded by the coding sequence ATGAATAGTCGAATGAAATCGATCATTTTGTCTATCGCCCTCGTGGTATCGCATCCCGTAGTTGCTGCCGAGCTATCCCATACGCAGGTCAAAGAAACCGGGCAAGATGCATCGTCGACAGCAGCCAGTGCCTTATCGCCAGCGGACTTGGCGCGCGCCCACCTCTGGGATTTGTCGGAGATGGAATGGCGTCGCTACAAACAGTTGATGCAAGGGATTCGAGGGAGTATCAGCCCATCGACAATATCGCCCATCGAAGTGCTCGGTATCCATGCACGGGACGAGGTGGAACGCCGGCGCTATGCGGAAGCCTGGGCGCGTGCCATGCATGAGGATGTAGACCGTATTCTTGCGTTTCAACGCGCTTACGATGCGGCAGGCAAACGCCTCTATCCGAATCAACTGCTGATCGATGTCGACAGGTTACCCAGAAAGACAGAGAAGACGGCTGCGTTGCAATCCACCGATCGCTTGTTGTTTTTCACTCATCCCGAATGCCCTGCCTGTGATTTGCTGATGGGCAAACTGTTGAAGCGAATCGATGAAGTCAGCGGTATCGATATCTACCTTACGGACATAGTGTCGGATAACGATGCGGCAGTTCGGGCATGGGCATCGTCTCACCAGATCGATCCAGAATGGGTTCGCAACCGGCGGATCACCCTCAATCATGATGGGGGTGCACTGGATAAACTAACGAACGGGAAAGGTGAGGCTCCCTATATGTTGCGCCGTCGGGGCAAGGAGATGTCGCAGCTTCGGGTGTCGGATCTTTAG
- a CDS encoding pili assembly chaperone, with protein MMLAWLLRISEAVFIMKRSVSHPTDTIVPIAICIAGICTLASMNLQANDIQVGRYSLFAATPTESQAELLATTMTVRFPERIQTVGEAVPYLLKRSGYRLATAESIGPGTAALFALPLPAVHRSLGPVTLKDALETLAGPAFHLVQDPAHRLITFERCAVDRAAARVTRTSIEMEVTQDAK; from the coding sequence ATGATGCTGGCCTGGTTACTAAGAATTTCTGAGGCCGTGTTCATCATGAAAAGATCCGTTTCCCACCCTACAGACACGATCGTGCCGATTGCGATCTGTATCGCCGGCATCTGTACCCTGGCCAGCATGAACCTACAGGCGAACGATATCCAGGTAGGCCGCTATTCCTTGTTTGCTGCCACACCGACAGAGTCCCAGGCCGAGCTGTTGGCAACAACGATGACCGTACGGTTTCCTGAACGGATCCAGACCGTGGGTGAAGCTGTCCCATATCTTCTGAAACGCAGCGGCTATCGACTGGCCACTGCTGAATCCATTGGACCGGGCACGGCAGCCTTATTTGCGTTACCGCTCCCGGCTGTCCATCGAAGCCTGGGACCGGTGACGCTGAAAGACGCATTGGAAACCCTCGCGGGGCCGGCGTTCCACTTGGTCCAAGATCCCGCCCACCGGCTGATTACGTTCGAACGTTGTGCGGTGGATCGGGCTGCGGCCCGGGTTACCCGTACCAGCATCGAAATGGAGGTCACACAGGATGCAAAGTGA
- a CDS encoding integrase domain-containing protein: MRELNYQLKQLCRRNRDGSYRTQTDRERQLTLIANQLHTLGYRKMNAQSLKPKHVEALVQQWQKEDISVGAIKNRLTVIRWWAQKVNRQNVVARSNDHYGIPDRQFVTNISKAQSVTMKDLDRVRDLHVRMSLELQQAFGLRREEAIKFQPSFADQGDHITLKASWTKGGKPREIPVRTEVQRSVLNRARQLAGNGSLIPSSRNYRQQLRIYERHTANAGLSKMHGLRHAYAQQRYQELTGWPAPAAGGPTVKGLTPGQKQIDRKARLTISGELGHERIQVVGIYLGN; the protein is encoded by the coding sequence GTGAGAGAACTGAACTACCAACTCAAACAACTCTGCCGGCGGAATCGAGACGGCAGCTACAGAACACAGACGGATCGGGAGCGGCAGTTAACCCTGATCGCTAACCAGCTACATACGTTGGGCTACCGAAAAATGAACGCGCAGTCTCTGAAGCCGAAACATGTCGAGGCGCTGGTGCAGCAATGGCAGAAAGAGGATATTTCAGTTGGGGCTATCAAGAATCGGCTGACTGTTATTCGCTGGTGGGCACAAAAGGTCAACCGGCAGAATGTCGTCGCTCGATCGAACGACCATTACGGTATTCCAGATCGGCAGTTTGTGACCAATATATCGAAGGCGCAGTCGGTGACCATGAAGGATCTGGATCGAGTCCGTGATCTGCATGTGCGGATGAGTCTCGAACTCCAGCAGGCATTCGGCCTGAGGCGGGAAGAGGCTATCAAGTTCCAGCCGAGTTTTGCTGACCAAGGTGACCACATCACGCTCAAGGCGTCCTGGACTAAGGGTGGCAAACCACGGGAAATCCCAGTGCGGACCGAGGTGCAGCGATCAGTGCTTAACCGTGCCCGACAACTCGCCGGTAACGGTTCCCTCATCCCCAGTTCTCGAAACTACCGGCAGCAACTGCGGATCTATGAGCGCCATACCGCTAATGCCGGGTTATCAAAAATGCATGGGTTGAGACATGCCTACGCCCAGCAGCGTTACCAGGAACTGACCGGGTGGCCGGCACCGGCAGCAGGAGGCCCCACGGTGAAGGGGCTAACGCCGGGTCAAAAGCAGATTGACCGGAAGGCTCGCCTAACCATTAGTGGGGAGCTTGGCCACGAGAGGATCCAGGTCGTCGGAATTTATCTTGGCAACTGA